The following are encoded together in the Citrus sinensis cultivar Valencia sweet orange chromosome 1, DVS_A1.0, whole genome shotgun sequence genome:
- the LOC102610230 gene encoding polyprotein of EF-Ts, chloroplastic, translated as MTAATVSPALVKQLCEETGAGMMDCKKALVETGGDIIKAQEFLRKKGLASAEKKASRATAEGRIGSYIYDSRIGVMVEVNCETDFVSQGDIFKELVDDLAMQVVACPQVKYIVTEDVPEEILNKEKEIEMQKEDLLSKPEQIRSKIVEGRIRKRLEELALLEQPYIKNDKMVGLEKKSQDFAAEVAAQTAAKPIAKEQPAPAETKETVEKPPAVAVSAALVKQLREETGAGMMDCKKALSETRGDLEKAQEYLRKKGLSSADKKSGRLTAEGRIGSYIHDSRIGVLIEVNCEIDFVGRSEKFKELVDDLAMQVVACPQVQFISIEDILEDIINKEKEIEMQREDLISKPENIRERIIEGRIIKRLGELALSEQPFIKDDSVLVKDLVKQTVAAIGENIKVRRFVRFTLGETYEETQTETEA; from the exons ATGACTGCAGCAACTGTATCACCAGCTCTAGTAAAGCAGCTTTGTGAAGAAACAGGAGCAGGAATGATGGATTGCAAGAAAGCACTTGTAGAGACTGGAGGGGACATTATTAAAGCTCAGGAATTTCTTAGAAAGAAAGGGCTAGCAAGTGCTGAAAAGAAAGCCAGTCGTGCCACAGCTGAAGGAAGAATAGGTTCTTATATTTATGATAGCAGGATTGGTGTCATGGTAGAGGTGAATTGTGAGACAGATTTCGTCTCTCAAGGTGACATTTTTAAGGAGCTGGTTGATGACCTAGCCATGCAGGTGGTTGCATGTCCCCAAGTGAAGTACATTGTTACAGAAGATGTTCCTGAAGAGATACTgaacaaggaaaaagaaattgaaatgcAGAAGGAAGATCTCTTGTCGAAACCAGAGCAGATCAGGTCAAAGATTGTTGAAGGGCGGATCAGAAAGAGGCTTGAGGAGTTGGCATTGCTTGAACAACCATACATTAAGAATGATAAGATGGTG GGCTTGGAGAAGAAAAGCCAGGATTTTGCTGCTGAGGTTGCTGCTCAGACTGCTGCAAAACCAATCGCAAAAGAACAGCCTGCTCCAGCTGAAACAAAGGAAACTGTAGAGAA ACCACCAGCAGTTGCAGTCTCTGCTGCACTTGTTAAACAACTAAGGGAGGAAACAGGAGCAGGAATGATGGACTGCAAGAAAGCTCTCTCTGAAACTAGAGGGGATCTTGAGAAGGCACAGGAGTACCTCAGGAAAAAGGGTCTCTCTAGTGCTGATAAGAAATCAGGCCGGCTTACAGCGGAGGGTAGAATTGGTTCATATATTCATGATTCTCGCATCGGAGTACTAATTGAAGTCAATTGTGAGATAGACTTTGTGGGAAGAAGTGAAAAATTCAAGGAGTTGGTTGATGATCTAGCAATGCAAGTTGTGGCTTGCCCGCAAGTGCAATTCATATCCATTGAAGACATTCTGGAGGACAtcataaataaagaaaaggagaTTGAGATGCAGAGGGAGGACCTTATTTCGAAACCTGAGAACATTAGGGAGAGAATCATTGAAGGGAGAATCATAAAGAGGCTTGGTGAGCTTGCTCTTTCAGAACAGCCATTTATCAAGGATGATAGTGTTTTGGTGAAAGACTTGGTCAAGCAAACTGTTGCTGCAATTGGGGAAAATATTAAAGTTCGAAGGTTTGTTCGATTTACTCTTGGAGAGACATACGAAGAGACACAAACTGAAACTGAAGCATGA